A part of Drosophila bipectinata strain 14024-0381.07 chromosome 3L, DbipHiC1v2, whole genome shotgun sequence genomic DNA contains:
- the fwd gene encoding uncharacterized protein fwd isoform X1, translating to MNSVISAFKGKKSSAASCNPPNGAANGAAPAEAKQSLASISISGGVAKKKPVAQSSGYQYYRHIREIETANKLYPSVVVVAVEEPAASAPAGLPAGVDVVDHCVPATVRLSSPPESLSDFNMNGKSLAAATAAGGDNANLEMSDTWVCPPPPPSTTADDEDLSEHSTAACTSTSSSEHSNSTVVHSPTVAEGLNSATSVSASATASASHPSPSLSLHSSSSATCDSSSLAITCEPHSNSTTTLSSLGSDGGNGNGNGNYIPAFLMATPVTLPIGGQMPSATATTSSAASTPKHTRYSKPRLSLSRGFNQSMPSVHGRLNLSVAQSASGGPAAAGSGNGANPPKRISTHQRNLSLDFRSMGILLPPVSQVTNTRINHTQHHRNRSLDSALQRIPEVEVSSPNAESENTFCSPSILGANMCSKIATTAASVTAALSPPAPPTPALMSVAPSTAATPSAKVVSAPQHHQVPRHQAICRPSAVVESCPTLRVRPKSSESVAANGQEMIAAMGGSSSASSNGGNSSNNSCSSAGSKKREDLTSLGSDDSGIICGSESDQISLNRICHSHESLDSGEMDADADAEAEADAEEECVDLMETTSIDEEYSLMQLDHNCFYQSHTAATTTDLDCRTLRPSRKQKRAQQQAKLMSQHQGGQAQGDAADVPDSSAAVDDRTRYRVMNMSQAAINVEIGAAPNEIEPVIDEQEVNHDADSSQAAASVPPSALPTCSATATPTPTPTATPTPTPTESTKNDQVLFKNFFGATKNAIFRTAQSIIENHEKKNAAKQKEHPDHAAAAAVANGSGGAGAGATTPQDQVKSPTDISKKKEFFSLLTSNSSKKAAAAAAAAAASSAANTPAATPTESQTTAAESKPSSDGSSDVKVKERTLNLRLPGADSDAAGEGALAKSSSINSLHKLKLPVPGVVKYFISERAPVSDVLLKPEKGQSGLLRFFESPVFNIHFAVHYLFYSKEPGVLSFIGNKIFSFPDQEVDLYIPQLIVMYIQMDELAEVLDPYLTIRCRKSVDFSLKCLWLLEAYNYQVDSLGSRKSKLALMKEIFSKKEHKQVQNDLKSGSGGPSEPKSVVAFAKKTHHRSQSDATVLLADSRSPHMLSISHRMYQQPPFTTQTLLAAPTKLCLGELNSGHAFDNGCTCFETVRGQVNGLLGQRTVCCCGAPKTAPQKEFMKALMNVGKNLTALPSKAEKTSALRMSLNLINKNLPARVWLPLYSYIPHHVVRITEEKTAVLNSKDKTPYIIYVEVVEVPDIYSSPLIPKMMPSLRHTKSEEHLEGSCLNSHPHLSCSRTSSCSSGQQGSSCRRKKGADGGEGGGGGCGDAGPHNCCGTNALSLGGLHLHEDDVWSQEDDEITAQYLNMQKVSERDAISQMSLDSCDSRDQGPPIVFNIGDVRSRHCSNLSCENTKSFSNDPEDPSAAALKEPWHEKEKLIRESSPYGHLQNWRLLSAIVKCGDDLRQELMATQLLEMFKIIWQEEQVDLWVRPYKIVCLSNDSGLIEPILNTVSLHQIKKNSNKSLRDYFIDEYGTPTGESFRRAQKNFVQSCAAYCLISYLLQVKDRHNGNILFHSDGHIIHIDFGFILSISPKNLGFEQSPFKLTPEFVEVMGGTSSEHWREFNRLLLVGMMSARKHMDRIINFVEIMRSNAQLPCFKNGCSGTVQNLRKRFHMNLTEQEMERKVEQLVQDSLKSLSTKLYDGYQYYTNGIL from the exons ATGAACTCCGTCATATCTGCATTTAAGGGCAAGAAGAGCAGCGCCGCCAGCTGCAACCCGCCGAACGGGGCGGCCAACGGAGCTGCCCCCGCGGAGGCCAAACAGAGCCTGgccagcatcagcatcagcggCGGGGTGGCCAAGAAGAAGCCGGTGGCCCAGAGCAGCGGCTATCAGTACTACCGGCACATCCGCGAAATCGAGACGGCCAACAAGCTGTACCCCTCGGTtgtggtggtggcggtggaggAGCCGGCGGCGTCTGCCCCGGCTGGCCTCCCCGCAGGAGTCGATGTCGTGGACCACTGCGTGCCGGCCACGGTGCGCCTGTCCAGCCCTCCGGAGTCACTCTCCGACTTCAACATGAACGGGAAGTCGCTGGCAGCGGCGACTGCCGCGGGTGGCGACAACGCCAACCTGGAGATGAGTGACACCTGGGTttgcccaccaccaccaccatcgaCGACGGCGGACGACGAAGATCTCTCCGAGCACTCGACGGCCGCCTGCACAAGCACCAGTTCCAGCGAGCACAGCAACAGCACCGTGGTGCACAGTCCGACGGTCGCGGAGGGACTCAACTCGGCGACCTCGGTCTCCGCCTCCGCCACGGCCTCGGCCAGCCATCCCAGTCCCAGCCTCAGCCTGCACAGCTCCTCGTCCGCCACCTGCGACTCCTCGTCGCTGGCCATCACCTGCGAGCCGCACTCCAACTCCACCACTACCCTCTCCTCCTTGGGCTCGGACGGAGGCAACGgcaacggaaacggaaactatATACCCGCCTTTCTAATGGCCACTCCGGTCACGCTGCCCATCGGCGGACAGATGCCCTCGGCGACGGCCACCACCAGCTCCGCGGCCAGCACGCCCAAGCACACGCGCTACTCCAAGCCGCGCCTCAGCCTGAGTCGGGGGTTCAACCAATCGATGCCCTCGGTTCACGGGCGCCTCAATCTCAGTGTGGCGCAGTCGGCAAGCGGAGGACCAGCTGCCGCCGGATCAGGCAACGGCGCGAATCCGCCCAAACGTATTTCGACACACCAAAGAAACTTGAGTCTGGACTTTCG GTCCATGGGCATACTGCTGCCGCCCGTCTCGCAGGTGACCAATACGCGTATCAATCACACCCAGCACCACCGCAACCGGAGCCTCGACAGCGCCCTGCAACGCATCCCGGAG GTCGAAGTGTCGTCGCCAAATGCCGAGAGCGAGAACACCTTCTGCTCCCCGTCCATACTCGGCGCGAATATGTGCTCCAAGATTGCCACTACGGCGGCGAGTGTAACAGCCGCCTTGTCGCCCCCAGCGCCGCCCACGCCGGCCCTGATGTCCGTCGCGCCCTCGACAGCGGCCACGCCCTCGGCGAAGGTGGTGAGCGCGCCCCAACACCATCAGGTGCCAAGGCATCAGGCGATCTGCAGACCCAGTGCTGTTG TGGAGTCCTGTCCCACGTTGAGGGTGCGACCAAAGTCCAGCGAATCGGTGGCTGCCAACGGCCAGGAGATGATCGCCGCGATGGGTGGAAGCAGCAGCGCCTCCAGCAACggcggcaacagcagcaacaacagctgcAGCAGTGCCGGCAGCAAAAAGCGGGAGGACCTCACCAGCCTGGGGTCGGACGACTCCG GCATCATCTGTGGCTCAGAGTCGGACCAAATCTCCCTGAATCGCATATGCCACTCACATGAGTCGCTCGATTCGGGCGAGATGGATGCGGACGCCGATGCGGAAGCCGAAGCCGATGCCGAGGAGGAGTGCGTTGACCTTATGGAAACGACCTCCATTGACGAGGAGTACAGCCTAATGCAGCTGGATCACAACTGCTTCTATCAATCCCAcaccgccgccaccaccaccgacCTGGACTGCCGCACGCTGCGGCCATCCCGCAAGCAGAAGCGAGCCCAGCAGCAGGCCAAACTAATGTCCCAGCACCAAGGGGGCCAAGCCCAAGGCGACGCTGCCGATGTGCCGGACTCCTCTGCTGCTGTCGACGACCGGACCCGGTATCGAGTCATGAACATGTCCCAGGCAGCCATCAATGTCGAAATCGGAGCTGCGCCCAACGAAATCGAACCTGTGATCGACGAGCAGGAAGTCAACCACGATGCCGATTCTTCGCAAGCTGCGGCATCTGTACCGCCTAGCGCCTTGCCCACATGTTCCGCCACCGCCACCCCCACACCCACGCCCACAGCCACTCCAACGCCAACGCCCACAGAGAGCACCAAGAACGACCAGGTGCTGTTCAAGAACTTCTTCGGGGCCACCAAGAACGCCATCTTCCGAACGGCCCAGAGCATCATTGAGAACCATGAGAAGAAGAATGCGGCCAAGCAGAAGGAGCACCCGGACCACGCCGCAGCCGCTGCCGTGGCTAACGGGTCgggtggagctggagctggagccaCTACTCCGCAGGACCAAGTCAAGTCCCCGACAGACATCTCAAAGAAGAAGGAGTTCTTCAGCCTGCTCACCTCGAACTCCAGCAAAAAAGCGGCAgctgcagcggcggcggcagcagcgagCTCAGCGGCCAACACCCCTGCCGCCACGCCCACGGAGTCGCAGACGACCGCCGCCGAGTCCAAGCCGTCGTCCGACGGATCCAGCGACGTAAAGGTCAAGGAACGCACCCTAAACCTCCGTCTACCCGGAGCGGATAGCGATGCTGCTGGCGAAGGAGCCCTGGCCAAGAGCTCGTCCATCAACTCGCTTCACAAACTGAAGCTACCGGTTCCGGGAGTGGTCAAGTACTTCATCAGCGAACGGGCGCCGGTGTCGGATGTGCTGCTGAAGCCGGAAAAGGGCCAGAGTGGCTTGTTGCGGTTCTTTGAGTCCCCGGTCTTCAACATCCACTTTGCGGTGCACTACCTCTTCTACTCAAAGGAGCCGGGGGTGCTCAGCTTCATCGGCAACAAGATATTCAGCTTCCCCGACCAGGAGGTCGACCTGTACATCCCCCAGCTGATCGTCATGTACATCCAAATGGACGAGCTGGCCGAAGTGCTGGATCCGTACTTGACCATACGGTGTCGCAAGTCTGTGGACTTCTCGCTCAAGTGCCTGTGGCTCCTGGAGGCCTACAACTACCAGGTGGACTCCCTGGGGAGCCGCAAGTCCAAGCTGGCGCTCATGAAGGAGATATTCTCGAAGAAGGAGCACAAGCAGGTGCAGAACGACCTCAAGTCCGGGTCGGGTGGCCCAAGCGAGCCCAAGTCGGTGGTGGCCTTTGCCAAGAAGACCCATCATCGCTCCCAGTCCGACGCCACAGTCCTGCTGGCCGATTCCCGATCTCCGCACATGCTGAGCATATCCCACCGTATGTACCAGCAACCTCCGTTCACCACCCAGACCCTTCTCGCCGCACCCACCAAGCTGTGTCTGGGCGAGCTGAACTCGGGGCATGCCTTCGACAATGGCTGCACCTGTTTCGAGACTGTGCGCGGCCAGGTGAACGGCCTGCTCGGCCAGCGGACGGTGTGCTGTTGCGGAGCTCCGAAGACTGCGCCCCAGAAGGAGTTCATGAAGGCGCTGATGAATGTTGGGAAGAACCTCACGGCGTTGCCCTCGAAGGCGGAAAAGACCTCTGCCCTGCGCATGTCGCTCAACCTGATCAACAAGAACCTGCCCGCCCGCGTCTGGCTGCCGCTCTACTCGTACATTCCGCACCACGTGGTTCGCATCACGGAGGAGAAGACCGCCGTGCTGAACTCGAAGGACAAGACGCCCTATATCATATACGTCGAGGTGGTCGAAGTGCCCGACATCTACTCCTCCCCGCTCATACCCAAAATGATGCCCTCGCTGAGGCACACAAAGAGCGAGGAGCACCTGGAGGGCTCCTGCCTGAACTCGCACCCGCACCTGAGCTGTAGCCGCACGTCCAGCTGCAGCAGCGGGCAGCAAGGCTCCAGTTGTCGGCGGAAAAAAGGCGCAGACGGTGGCGAGGGAGGCGGCGGTGGTTGTGGCGATGCTGGTCCCCACAACTGCTGTGGCACCAATGCGCTTTCCCTGGGCGGTCTGCACCTGCATGAGGACGATGTGTGGTCGCAGGAGGACGACGAGATCACGGCGCAGTACCTTAACATGCAAAAAGTGAGcgaaagggatgccatttcgCAAATGTCACTAGACTCGTGCGATTCGAGGGACCAAG GACCACCCATTGTCTTTAACATCGGCGACGTACGCTCCCGCCACTGCAGCAACTTGAGCTGCGAGAACACAAAGTCCTTCAGCAATGACCCAGAAGATCCTTCGGCGGCAGCATTAAAG GAACCCTGGCATGAGAAGGAGAAGCTTATTCGAGAGTCCTCCCCCTATGGACATCTTCAAAACTGGCGTCTACTGTCCGCTATTGTCAAGTGCGGCGATGACTTGCGCCAGGAGCTGATGGCCACCCAGTTGTTGGAG ATGTTCAAAATCATTTGGCAGGAGGAGCAAGTGGATCTGTGGGTGCGTCCCTACAAGATCGTCTGCCTGTCGAACGACAGCGGCCTCATTGAGCCCATCCTGAACACCGTCTCGCTGCATCAAATCAAAAAGAACTCCAACAAATCATTAAGGGACTACTTCATCGATGAGTATGGAACACCCACAGGCGAGAGCTTTCGGCGCGCCCAGAAGAACTTTGTCCAGAGCTGCGCTGCCTACTGTCTTATATCGTATCTACTCCAAGTCAAGGACAG GCACAATGGCAACATACTCTTCCACTCGGACGGGCACATCATTCACATAGACTTTGGTTTCATTCTGAGTATTTCACCAAAGAACTTGG GCTTCGAGCAGTCGCCATTTAAGCTTACGCCCGAGTTCGTCGAAGTCATGGGTGGCACCAGCTCGGAGCACTGGCGCGAGTTCAACCGCCTTTTGCTGGTCGGAATGATGTCGGCGCGGAAGCACATGGACCGCATTATAAACTTTGTGGAAATCATGCGTAGCA ATGCCCAATTGCCTTGCTTTAAGAACGGGTGCTCGGGCACCGTACAGAATCTCCGCAAACGTTTTCACATGAATTTAACCGAGCAGGAAATGGAACGCAAGGTGGAGCAGCTGGTGCAGGACTCATTGAAGAGTTTGTCAACCAAACTGTACGATGGGTATCAGTACTACACGAATGGCATATTGTGA
- the fwd gene encoding phosphatidylinositol 4-kinase beta isoform X2, producing the protein MGILLPPVSQVTNTRINHTQHHRNRSLDSALQRIPEVEVSSPNAESENTFCSPSILGANMCSKIATTAASVTAALSPPAPPTPALMSVAPSTAATPSAKVVSAPQHHQVPRHQAICRPSAVVESCPTLRVRPKSSESVAANGQEMIAAMGGSSSASSNGGNSSNNSCSSAGSKKREDLTSLGSDDSGIICGSESDQISLNRICHSHESLDSGEMDADADAEAEADAEEECVDLMETTSIDEEYSLMQLDHNCFYQSHTAATTTDLDCRTLRPSRKQKRAQQQAKLMSQHQGGQAQGDAADVPDSSAAVDDRTRYRVMNMSQAAINVEIGAAPNEIEPVIDEQEVNHDADSSQAAASVPPSALPTCSATATPTPTPTATPTPTPTESTKNDQVLFKNFFGATKNAIFRTAQSIIENHEKKNAAKQKEHPDHAAAAAVANGSGGAGAGATTPQDQVKSPTDISKKKEFFSLLTSNSSKKAAAAAAAAAASSAANTPAATPTESQTTAAESKPSSDGSSDVKVKERTLNLRLPGADSDAAGEGALAKSSSINSLHKLKLPVPGVVKYFISERAPVSDVLLKPEKGQSGLLRFFESPVFNIHFAVHYLFYSKEPGVLSFIGNKIFSFPDQEVDLYIPQLIVMYIQMDELAEVLDPYLTIRCRKSVDFSLKCLWLLEAYNYQVDSLGSRKSKLALMKEIFSKKEHKQVQNDLKSGSGGPSEPKSVVAFAKKTHHRSQSDATVLLADSRSPHMLSISHRMYQQPPFTTQTLLAAPTKLCLGELNSGHAFDNGCTCFETVRGQVNGLLGQRTVCCCGAPKTAPQKEFMKALMNVGKNLTALPSKAEKTSALRMSLNLINKNLPARVWLPLYSYIPHHVVRITEEKTAVLNSKDKTPYIIYVEVVEVPDIYSSPLIPKMMPSLRHTKSEEHLEGSCLNSHPHLSCSRTSSCSSGQQGSSCRRKKGADGGEGGGGGCGDAGPHNCCGTNALSLGGLHLHEDDVWSQEDDEITAQYLNMQKVSERDAISQMSLDSCDSRDQGPPIVFNIGDVRSRHCSNLSCENTKSFSNDPEDPSAAALKEPWHEKEKLIRESSPYGHLQNWRLLSAIVKCGDDLRQELMATQLLEMFKIIWQEEQVDLWVRPYKIVCLSNDSGLIEPILNTVSLHQIKKNSNKSLRDYFIDEYGTPTGESFRRAQKNFVQSCAAYCLISYLLQVKDRHNGNILFHSDGHIIHIDFGFILSISPKNLGFEQSPFKLTPEFVEVMGGTSSEHWREFNRLLLVGMMSARKHMDRIINFVEIMRSNAQLPCFKNGCSGTVQNLRKRFHMNLTEQEMERKVEQLVQDSLKSLSTKLYDGYQYYTNGIL; encoded by the exons ATGGGCATACTGCTGCCGCCCGTCTCGCAGGTGACCAATACGCGTATCAATCACACCCAGCACCACCGCAACCGGAGCCTCGACAGCGCCCTGCAACGCATCCCGGAG GTCGAAGTGTCGTCGCCAAATGCCGAGAGCGAGAACACCTTCTGCTCCCCGTCCATACTCGGCGCGAATATGTGCTCCAAGATTGCCACTACGGCGGCGAGTGTAACAGCCGCCTTGTCGCCCCCAGCGCCGCCCACGCCGGCCCTGATGTCCGTCGCGCCCTCGACAGCGGCCACGCCCTCGGCGAAGGTGGTGAGCGCGCCCCAACACCATCAGGTGCCAAGGCATCAGGCGATCTGCAGACCCAGTGCTGTTG TGGAGTCCTGTCCCACGTTGAGGGTGCGACCAAAGTCCAGCGAATCGGTGGCTGCCAACGGCCAGGAGATGATCGCCGCGATGGGTGGAAGCAGCAGCGCCTCCAGCAACggcggcaacagcagcaacaacagctgcAGCAGTGCCGGCAGCAAAAAGCGGGAGGACCTCACCAGCCTGGGGTCGGACGACTCCG GCATCATCTGTGGCTCAGAGTCGGACCAAATCTCCCTGAATCGCATATGCCACTCACATGAGTCGCTCGATTCGGGCGAGATGGATGCGGACGCCGATGCGGAAGCCGAAGCCGATGCCGAGGAGGAGTGCGTTGACCTTATGGAAACGACCTCCATTGACGAGGAGTACAGCCTAATGCAGCTGGATCACAACTGCTTCTATCAATCCCAcaccgccgccaccaccaccgacCTGGACTGCCGCACGCTGCGGCCATCCCGCAAGCAGAAGCGAGCCCAGCAGCAGGCCAAACTAATGTCCCAGCACCAAGGGGGCCAAGCCCAAGGCGACGCTGCCGATGTGCCGGACTCCTCTGCTGCTGTCGACGACCGGACCCGGTATCGAGTCATGAACATGTCCCAGGCAGCCATCAATGTCGAAATCGGAGCTGCGCCCAACGAAATCGAACCTGTGATCGACGAGCAGGAAGTCAACCACGATGCCGATTCTTCGCAAGCTGCGGCATCTGTACCGCCTAGCGCCTTGCCCACATGTTCCGCCACCGCCACCCCCACACCCACGCCCACAGCCACTCCAACGCCAACGCCCACAGAGAGCACCAAGAACGACCAGGTGCTGTTCAAGAACTTCTTCGGGGCCACCAAGAACGCCATCTTCCGAACGGCCCAGAGCATCATTGAGAACCATGAGAAGAAGAATGCGGCCAAGCAGAAGGAGCACCCGGACCACGCCGCAGCCGCTGCCGTGGCTAACGGGTCgggtggagctggagctggagccaCTACTCCGCAGGACCAAGTCAAGTCCCCGACAGACATCTCAAAGAAGAAGGAGTTCTTCAGCCTGCTCACCTCGAACTCCAGCAAAAAAGCGGCAgctgcagcggcggcggcagcagcgagCTCAGCGGCCAACACCCCTGCCGCCACGCCCACGGAGTCGCAGACGACCGCCGCCGAGTCCAAGCCGTCGTCCGACGGATCCAGCGACGTAAAGGTCAAGGAACGCACCCTAAACCTCCGTCTACCCGGAGCGGATAGCGATGCTGCTGGCGAAGGAGCCCTGGCCAAGAGCTCGTCCATCAACTCGCTTCACAAACTGAAGCTACCGGTTCCGGGAGTGGTCAAGTACTTCATCAGCGAACGGGCGCCGGTGTCGGATGTGCTGCTGAAGCCGGAAAAGGGCCAGAGTGGCTTGTTGCGGTTCTTTGAGTCCCCGGTCTTCAACATCCACTTTGCGGTGCACTACCTCTTCTACTCAAAGGAGCCGGGGGTGCTCAGCTTCATCGGCAACAAGATATTCAGCTTCCCCGACCAGGAGGTCGACCTGTACATCCCCCAGCTGATCGTCATGTACATCCAAATGGACGAGCTGGCCGAAGTGCTGGATCCGTACTTGACCATACGGTGTCGCAAGTCTGTGGACTTCTCGCTCAAGTGCCTGTGGCTCCTGGAGGCCTACAACTACCAGGTGGACTCCCTGGGGAGCCGCAAGTCCAAGCTGGCGCTCATGAAGGAGATATTCTCGAAGAAGGAGCACAAGCAGGTGCAGAACGACCTCAAGTCCGGGTCGGGTGGCCCAAGCGAGCCCAAGTCGGTGGTGGCCTTTGCCAAGAAGACCCATCATCGCTCCCAGTCCGACGCCACAGTCCTGCTGGCCGATTCCCGATCTCCGCACATGCTGAGCATATCCCACCGTATGTACCAGCAACCTCCGTTCACCACCCAGACCCTTCTCGCCGCACCCACCAAGCTGTGTCTGGGCGAGCTGAACTCGGGGCATGCCTTCGACAATGGCTGCACCTGTTTCGAGACTGTGCGCGGCCAGGTGAACGGCCTGCTCGGCCAGCGGACGGTGTGCTGTTGCGGAGCTCCGAAGACTGCGCCCCAGAAGGAGTTCATGAAGGCGCTGATGAATGTTGGGAAGAACCTCACGGCGTTGCCCTCGAAGGCGGAAAAGACCTCTGCCCTGCGCATGTCGCTCAACCTGATCAACAAGAACCTGCCCGCCCGCGTCTGGCTGCCGCTCTACTCGTACATTCCGCACCACGTGGTTCGCATCACGGAGGAGAAGACCGCCGTGCTGAACTCGAAGGACAAGACGCCCTATATCATATACGTCGAGGTGGTCGAAGTGCCCGACATCTACTCCTCCCCGCTCATACCCAAAATGATGCCCTCGCTGAGGCACACAAAGAGCGAGGAGCACCTGGAGGGCTCCTGCCTGAACTCGCACCCGCACCTGAGCTGTAGCCGCACGTCCAGCTGCAGCAGCGGGCAGCAAGGCTCCAGTTGTCGGCGGAAAAAAGGCGCAGACGGTGGCGAGGGAGGCGGCGGTGGTTGTGGCGATGCTGGTCCCCACAACTGCTGTGGCACCAATGCGCTTTCCCTGGGCGGTCTGCACCTGCATGAGGACGATGTGTGGTCGCAGGAGGACGACGAGATCACGGCGCAGTACCTTAACATGCAAAAAGTGAGcgaaagggatgccatttcgCAAATGTCACTAGACTCGTGCGATTCGAGGGACCAAG GACCACCCATTGTCTTTAACATCGGCGACGTACGCTCCCGCCACTGCAGCAACTTGAGCTGCGAGAACACAAAGTCCTTCAGCAATGACCCAGAAGATCCTTCGGCGGCAGCATTAAAG GAACCCTGGCATGAGAAGGAGAAGCTTATTCGAGAGTCCTCCCCCTATGGACATCTTCAAAACTGGCGTCTACTGTCCGCTATTGTCAAGTGCGGCGATGACTTGCGCCAGGAGCTGATGGCCACCCAGTTGTTGGAG ATGTTCAAAATCATTTGGCAGGAGGAGCAAGTGGATCTGTGGGTGCGTCCCTACAAGATCGTCTGCCTGTCGAACGACAGCGGCCTCATTGAGCCCATCCTGAACACCGTCTCGCTGCATCAAATCAAAAAGAACTCCAACAAATCATTAAGGGACTACTTCATCGATGAGTATGGAACACCCACAGGCGAGAGCTTTCGGCGCGCCCAGAAGAACTTTGTCCAGAGCTGCGCTGCCTACTGTCTTATATCGTATCTACTCCAAGTCAAGGACAG GCACAATGGCAACATACTCTTCCACTCGGACGGGCACATCATTCACATAGACTTTGGTTTCATTCTGAGTATTTCACCAAAGAACTTGG GCTTCGAGCAGTCGCCATTTAAGCTTACGCCCGAGTTCGTCGAAGTCATGGGTGGCACCAGCTCGGAGCACTGGCGCGAGTTCAACCGCCTTTTGCTGGTCGGAATGATGTCGGCGCGGAAGCACATGGACCGCATTATAAACTTTGTGGAAATCATGCGTAGCA ATGCCCAATTGCCTTGCTTTAAGAACGGGTGCTCGGGCACCGTACAGAATCTCCGCAAACGTTTTCACATGAATTTAACCGAGCAGGAAATGGAACGCAAGGTGGAGCAGCTGGTGCAGGACTCATTGAAGAGTTTGTCAACCAAACTGTACGATGGGTATCAGTACTACACGAATGGCATATTGTGA